Proteins encoded in a region of the Populus nigra chromosome 3, ddPopNigr1.1, whole genome shotgun sequence genome:
- the LOC133687975 gene encoding thylakoid membrane protein TERC, chloroplastic isoform X1, which produces MRLTSVIHNNSIIPLSLKVSPANYTSSVQFSHPHFPSFNSVISKRRGQNSPISCARGTEQEDDLSPSEAVKTSSQTRDDVEKFITSTAPPSVDKAEEKVKGNYKTSIKTVALCVCTAVAFGFGVGLKDGVGKASEFFAGYILEQSLSVDNLFVFVLIFKYFKVPLMYQNRVLSYGIAGAIIFRLSLILLGTATLQRFEAVNLFLATILLYSSFKLFATEEDDSDLSDNFIVKTCQRFIPVTSNYDGNKFITREDGLWKATPLLLTVAVIELSDIAFAVDSIPAVFGVTRDPFIVFSSNLFAILGLRSLYTLISEGMADLEYLQPSIAIVLGFIGCKMILDFMGFHISTEASLGFVATSLGAGVLLSLMKKSD; this is translated from the exons atgagATTAACTTCAGTAATCCACAATAATAGCATCATTCCACTCTCCCTCAAGGTTTCGCCAGCTAATTACACTTCTAGTGTCCAATTCTCTCATCCTCATTTCCCTTCTTTCAATTCAG TTATTAGCAAACGCCGTGGCCAGAATTCTCCAATTTCATGTGCAAGAGGCACTGAACAGGAGGATGATCTATCCCCTTCAG AAGCTGTGAAGACGAGTTCTCAGACACGTGATGATGTTGAGAAATTTATTACCTCTACTGCTCCCCCTTCTGTGGATAAAGCAGAGGAGAAAGTTAAAGGAAATTATAAGACATCGATTAAAACTGTTGCTTTATGT GTGTGCACTGCTGTGGCATTTGGCTTTGGTGTTGGTTTGAAAGATGGTGTTGGCAAGGCGTCTGAGTTTTTTGCCGG GTATATTTTGGAGCAAAGCTTGTCGGTGGACAATCTATTTGTCTTTGTTCTGATTTTCAAGTATTTTAAAGTGCCACTTATGTATCAG AATCGGGTGCTTTCATATGGAATTGCTGGAGCAATCATCTTCCGTCTGTCATTGATACTTCTTGGAACAGCTACTCTCCAG agGTTTGAGGCAGTCAACCTATTCCTGGCTACAATACTCCTTTACTCATCTTTCAAG CTATTTGCCACTGAAGAGGATGACAGCGACCTATCAGACAACTTTATAGTGAAGACGTGCCAGAGATTTATCCCTGTCACTT CTAATTATGATGGGAACAAATTCATAACACGTGAGGATGGTTTGTGGAAA GCTACACCCTTACTTCTGACAGTAGCAGTTATTGAGCTCAGTGATATAGCATTTGCT GTTGACTCCATACCAGCTGTTTTTGGTGTTACACGGGATCCTTTCatagttttttcttctaatcTCTTTGCCATTTTAG GTCTGAGGTCTCTTTACACACTAATTTCTGAGGGTATGGCAGATTTGGAGTATTTACag CCATCGATAGCTATTGTTCTAGGTTTCATTGGATGCAAAATGATTCTGGATTTTATGG gTTTTCACATATCAACAGAGGCGTCCCTTGGATTTGTGGCAACAAGTCTTGGTGCAGGCGTCCTATTGAGTCTAATGAAGAAGTCTGACTAg
- the LOC133687975 gene encoding thylakoid membrane protein TERC, chloroplastic isoform X2: MRLTSVIHNNSIIPLSLKVSPANYTSSVQFSHPHFPSFNSVISKRRGQNSPISCARGTEQEDDLSPSEAVKTSSQTRDDVEKFITSTAPPSVDKAEEKVKGNYKTSIKTVALCVCTAVAFGFGVGLKDGVGKASEFFAGYILEQSLSVDNLFVFVLIFKYFKVPLMYQNRVLSYGIAGAIIFRLSLILLGTATLQRFEAVNLFLATILLYSSFKLFATEEDDSDLSDNFIVKTCQRFIPVTSNYDGNKFITREDGLWKATPLLLTVAVIELSDIAFAVDSIPAVFGVTRDPFIVFSSNLFAILDVSVLIMEYF; the protein is encoded by the exons atgagATTAACTTCAGTAATCCACAATAATAGCATCATTCCACTCTCCCTCAAGGTTTCGCCAGCTAATTACACTTCTAGTGTCCAATTCTCTCATCCTCATTTCCCTTCTTTCAATTCAG TTATTAGCAAACGCCGTGGCCAGAATTCTCCAATTTCATGTGCAAGAGGCACTGAACAGGAGGATGATCTATCCCCTTCAG AAGCTGTGAAGACGAGTTCTCAGACACGTGATGATGTTGAGAAATTTATTACCTCTACTGCTCCCCCTTCTGTGGATAAAGCAGAGGAGAAAGTTAAAGGAAATTATAAGACATCGATTAAAACTGTTGCTTTATGT GTGTGCACTGCTGTGGCATTTGGCTTTGGTGTTGGTTTGAAAGATGGTGTTGGCAAGGCGTCTGAGTTTTTTGCCGG GTATATTTTGGAGCAAAGCTTGTCGGTGGACAATCTATTTGTCTTTGTTCTGATTTTCAAGTATTTTAAAGTGCCACTTATGTATCAG AATCGGGTGCTTTCATATGGAATTGCTGGAGCAATCATCTTCCGTCTGTCATTGATACTTCTTGGAACAGCTACTCTCCAG agGTTTGAGGCAGTCAACCTATTCCTGGCTACAATACTCCTTTACTCATCTTTCAAG CTATTTGCCACTGAAGAGGATGACAGCGACCTATCAGACAACTTTATAGTGAAGACGTGCCAGAGATTTATCCCTGTCACTT CTAATTATGATGGGAACAAATTCATAACACGTGAGGATGGTTTGTGGAAA GCTACACCCTTACTTCTGACAGTAGCAGTTATTGAGCTCAGTGATATAGCATTTGCT GTTGACTCCATACCAGCTGTTTTTGGTGTTACACGGGATCCTTTCatagttttttcttctaatcTCTTTGCCATTTTAG ATGTATCTGTACTGATTATGGAATACTTCTGA
- the LOC133688857 gene encoding 3-hydroxyacyl-[acyl-carrier-protein] dehydratase, mitochondrial isoform X1 — MLSRNRMLIRSLVSSSVPCTRNFSGTAPPPRQVLKTGDTLRQTRIFTNEDVAEYSKASHDSNPLHFDSEFARNAGFEDRLVHGMLVAALFPRIIASHFPGAVYVSQSLHYKSPVYIGDAVVGEVQATNIRENKSRYIVKFLTRCFKNDKLLVIDGEAVAILPNLVAEKVNVVD, encoded by the exons ATGCTTAGTAGAAACAGGATGCTTATCAGAAGTTTGGTTTCGAGTTCAGTCCCTTGTACGAGAAACTTTTCAGGGACAGCCCCGCCTCCACGGCAGGTTCTGAAAACCGGAGATACTTTAAGACAAACGAGGATATTCACAAACGAGGACGTTGCTGAATATTCAAAGGCGAGTCATGATTCCAATCCATTGCATTTCGATTCTGAATTTGCCCGGAATGCTGGATTTGAGGATCGGCTTGTCCATGGAATGCTGGTTGCTGCTCTATTTCCTCGGATTATTGCATCCCACTTT CCTGGAGCCGTATATGTTTCTCAAAGCTTACATTATAAAAGCCCTGTATATATTGGAGATGCAGTTGTTGGAGAGGTACAAGCTACTAATATAAGAGAAAACAAGAGTAGATACAT AGTAAAATTCTTGACAAGGTGCTTCAAGAACGATAAGCTTCTCGTTATTGATGGAGAGGCGGTGGCGATTTTACCAAATCTAGTTGCGGAGAAGGTGAATGTTGTGGACTGA
- the LOC133688857 gene encoding 3-hydroxyacyl-[acyl-carrier-protein] dehydratase, mitochondrial isoform X2, with the protein MLSRNRMLIRSLVSSSVPCTRNFSGTAPPPRQVLKTGDTLRQTRIFTNEDVAEYSKASHDSNPLHFDSEFARNAGFEDRLVHGMLVAALFPRIIASHFPGAVYVSQSLHYKSPVYIGDAVVGEVQATNIRENKSRYMCFKNDKLLVIDGEAVAILPNLVAEKVNVVD; encoded by the exons ATGCTTAGTAGAAACAGGATGCTTATCAGAAGTTTGGTTTCGAGTTCAGTCCCTTGTACGAGAAACTTTTCAGGGACAGCCCCGCCTCCACGGCAGGTTCTGAAAACCGGAGATACTTTAAGACAAACGAGGATATTCACAAACGAGGACGTTGCTGAATATTCAAAGGCGAGTCATGATTCCAATCCATTGCATTTCGATTCTGAATTTGCCCGGAATGCTGGATTTGAGGATCGGCTTGTCCATGGAATGCTGGTTGCTGCTCTATTTCCTCGGATTATTGCATCCCACTTT CCTGGAGCCGTATATGTTTCTCAAAGCTTACATTATAAAAGCCCTGTATATATTGGAGATGCAGTTGTTGGAGAGGTACAAGCTACTAATATAAGAGAAAACAAGAGTAGATACAT GTGCTTCAAGAACGATAAGCTTCTCGTTATTGATGGAGAGGCGGTGGCGATTTTACCAAATCTAGTTGCGGAGAAGGTGAATGTTGTGGACTGA